One Electrophorus electricus isolate fEleEle1 chromosome 10, fEleEle1.pri, whole genome shotgun sequence genomic region harbors:
- the chst2b gene encoding carbohydrate sulfotransferase 2 yields MRGKQYQQLKLTAPRAANADYGRKLKTYQNNTKIIAQPGIVMKVLRRKRIILFIAYFLLLVLTMLNLANYRWSKQPQQCSHQVRGTAFQGRSDIRFLYRSTLAKKRQLVYVLTTWRSGSSFFGELFNQNPDVFFLYEPMWHIWQKLYPGDAVSLQGAARDMLSSLYRCDLSVFQLYNSPGGKNFTSLGLFGATLNKVICSYPLCSAYRKELVGMVDDKVCKKCPPQGLRLLEEECLKYNTVVIKGVRVLDVNVLAPLMEDPSLDLKVIHLVRDPRAVANSRIKSRHGLIRENLQVVRSRDPKLRRIPFVDAGHKISKKDGADYHSIGAMEVICDRTYRTLRTALNPPGWLKGKYLAVRYEDLVENPVRILRHVYRFANLSANHDIEAFALNMTNGTNSSSKPFIVSARNATQAASAWRTLLSMQQIRQVEDYCHQAMALLGYERVRTAAEAKDLSKSLLAASKL; encoded by the coding sequence ATGAGAGGTAAACAGTACCAGCAACTTAAATTGACTGCACCCCGAGCCGCGAACGCGGACTATGGGAGAAAACTCAAAACGTACCAGAACAACACGAAAATAATCGCCCAGCCTGGCATCGTGATGAAAGTGTTGCGGAGAAAGAGAATTATCCTGTTCATAGCTTATTTCCTGCTGCTGGTGTTGACCATGCTGAATTTGGCCAACTACAGATGGAGCAAGCAGCCTCAGCAGTGTAGCCACCAGGTGAGGGGCACCGCCTTCCAAGGGAGGTCCGACATCCGCTTCCTGTACCGGTCCACCCTGGCTAAGAAGAGACAGCTGGTGTACGTGCTGACCACGTGGCGGTCCGGCTCGTCGTTTTTCGGCGAGCTGTTCAACCAGAACCCGGACGTGTTCTTCCTCTACGAGCCCATGTGGCACATCTGGCAGAAGCTGTATCCCGGTGATGCCGTGTCGCTTCAGGGCGCGGCCAGGGACATGCTGAGCTCGCTGTACCGCTGCGACCTGTCTGTGTTCCAACTGTACAACAGCCCTGGGGGCAAAAACTTCACCTCTCTTGGCCTGTTCGGGGCAACCCTCAACAAGGTGATCTGCTCGTACCCGCTCTGCTCGGCCTACAGGAAGGAGCTGGTGGGCATGGTGGATGACAAGGTGTGCAAGAAGTGTCCCCCGCAGGGCTTGAGGCTGTTAGAGGAGGAGTGTCTGAAGTACAACACGGTCGTCATCAAAGGGGTGCGCGTCCTGGATGTCAACGTCCTGGCCCCTCTGATGGAGGACCCCTCGCTGGACCTGAAAGTGATACACCTGGTGAGGGACCCCAGGGCCGTGGCAAACTCCAGGATCAAGTCCAGGCACGGGCTGATCCGCGAGAATCTGCAGGTCGTCCGCAGCCGCGACCCCAAACTTCGCCGGATCCCGTTCGTGGACGCCGGGCACAAAATTAGCAAAAAGGATGGGGCAGACTACCACTCGATAGGTGCCATGGAGGTGATCTGTGACAGGACGTACCGCACCCTGCGCACGGCCCTGAACCCGCCCGGATGGCTGAAGGGGAAGTACCTGGCCGTGCGCTATGAGGACCTGGTAGAGAATCCCGTCCGGATCCTGCGTCACGTGTACCGCTTTGCCAACCTCAGCGCCAACCACGACATCGAGGCTTTCGCCCTCAACATGACCAACGGCACAAACTCCTCCTCGAAGCCGTTCATCGTGTCGGCCCGGAACGCCACGCAGGCGGCGAGCGCGTGGAGGACGCTCCTGAGCATGCAGCAGATCAGACAGGTGGAGGACTACTGCCACCAAGCCATGGCGTTGCTAGGCTACGAGCGCGTCAGGACAGCCGCCGAGGCCAAGGACCTGAGCAAGTCCTTGCTGGCTGCCTCCAAACTGTGA